One region of Oryza sativa Japonica Group chromosome 5, ASM3414082v1 genomic DNA includes:
- the LOC4338945 gene encoding arginyl-tRNA--protein transferase 2 yields the protein MADGASSSGAASASGPGGGGGGESVVIDYGRRRTACGYCRSTGQTSISHGLWANSLRADDYQALLDRGWRRSGCFLYKPEMERTCCPQYTIRLKANDFICSKEQGRVLKKMQRFLDGELDPQVGSPQNKTSPTKHSLAEPMNMPVSKISKTLTNDFQAAKCPNLFEEDEFISCLSSKINEAVGMSFQVGTLGSDVQLPKAVVKTVKPQLKKKVGGASQDKKVGEAVQDLLYTCNISFQIVAEIRRALPKEKDANHNKVVADISPNSIAEKLAMTMECHGDIAGLAVKACNGHLNFYSVTNQTKQNKTSIIVSTHAPDKSSSSKQSSVNKNTVRVPQKRRKLEIKMRRSHFDPEEFALYQRYQTKVHKEKKVSESSYKRFLVDTPIVFVPPRSGDNTVPPCGFGSFHQQYRIDGKLVAVGVVDILPKCLSSKYLFWDPDFAFLSLGKYTALKEIDWVKTTQEHCPNLQYYYLGYYIHSCNKMRYKAAYRPSELLCPVRFEWVCYDSAKRLLDKSLYSVLSDFAQIQDEMPQPQNSHLDTELSKNDNCESPIDEDDEDLSYDDSDMMVDEEMVRSESNTDVMEDCSSIIDFENVMMDLNGSRVKYKDLLGVVGRIERRHLEQLERQLSKYVKVVGKELSDRMVYSL from the exons CTCTTCTTGACCGTGGGTGGAGGAGATCTGGTTGTTTTCTTTACAAACCTGAGATGGAACGTACTTGCTGTCCTCAATATACAATACGCTTGAAGGCAAATGATTTCATTTGTTCGAAGGAGCAAGGTCGTGTACTTAAAAAGATGCAAAG GTTCCTTGATGGTGAGCTTGATCCACAGGTTGGAAGTCCACAGAATAAAACTAGCCCTACAAAACATTCACTCGCTGAACCTATGAATATGCCGGTCTCAAAAATATCCAAGACATTAACAAATGATTTTCAAGCAGCCAAATGTCCAAATTTATTTGAAGAAGATGAGTTCATCAGTTGCCTGTCTAGCAAAATTAATGAGGCAGTGGGTATGTCCTTCCAAGTTGGTACATTAGGTTCTGATGTTCAACTCCCTAAAGCTGTTGTAAAGACTGTTAAACCACAACTAAAAAAGAAAGTAGGAGGAGCATCACAAGACAAGAAAGTAGGAGAAGCAGTACAAGATTTATTGTACACATGTAATATAAGCTTTCAAATAGTGGCAGAAATCAGACGTGCATTGCCTAAGGAGAAGGATGCTAATCACAATAAAGTAGTAGCAGATATTTCTCCAAACTCTATTGCAGAAAAGCTGGCCATGACAATGGAGTGCCATGGAGATATTGCTGGTTTAGCAGTAAAAGCCTGCAATGGCCATCTGAACTTCTATTCAGTCACCAATCAGACAAAGCAGAACAAAACCAGTATCATTGTGTCTACACATGCTCCAGATAAATCTAGTAGCTCAAAGCAAAGCTCTGTGAACAAAAATACTGTAAGAGTTCCCCAGAAAAGAAGAAAGCTTGAAATTAAAATGAGAAGGTCACATTTTGATCCTGAGGAGTTTGCTTTATATCAAAGATATCAGACAAAAGTGCACAAGGAGAAGAAAGTTTCAGAAAGCTCATACAAGAGATTTCTAGTGGATACACCAATCGTGTTTGTTCCCCCGCGGAGTGGTGATAATACAGTTCCACCTTGTGGATTTGGTTCATTTCACCAGCAGTACAGAATTGATGGAAAACTTGTGGCAGTTGGTGTAGTTGATATCCTTCCTAAGTGCCTGTCAAGCAAGTATTTGTTCTGGGATCCTGACTTTGCTTTCCTATCTCTTGGAAAGTATACAGCTCTGAAGGAGATAGATTGGGTCAAGACAACACAGGAGCACTGCCCCAACCTTCAATATTATTATCTTGGTTATTACATACATTCCTGCAATAAGATGAGATACAAAGCTGCGTATCGACCATCAGAACTTCTCTGTCCAGTCCGTTTCGA GTGGGTGTGCTATGACAGTGCCAAACGTTTACTAGATAAGAGCCTGTATTCTGTCCTATCTGATTTTGCCCAAATACAAGATGAGATGCCTCAGCCACAGAATTCTCATCTTGATACTGAGTTATCAAAAAATGACAATTGTGAGTCTCCCATCGATGAGGATGATGAAGATTTGTCCTATGATGACTCAGACATGATGGTTGATGAAGAGATGGTTCGATCAGAATCCAACACTGATGTAATGGAGGATTGTTCCAGCATAATTGATTTTGAAAATGTCATGATGGATCTGAATGGTTCTCGAGTTAAATATAAG GATCTTCTGGGAGTCGTTGGACGAATCGAGAGGAGGCACCTCGAACAGCTAGAAAGGCAATTGAGCAAATACGTGAAAGTTGTAGGGAAGGAGCTATCTGATCGCATGGTTTATTCCCTGTAG